A genomic stretch from Neomonachus schauinslandi chromosome 14, ASM220157v2, whole genome shotgun sequence includes:
- the LOC110587142 gene encoding fibrosin-1-like protein, with protein MANIAMKGLDPCTAAPPPGRWPPHGSTGTWCQEALLACTALESPTLGEEAEAKAGAPPKVSGLERSRELSAEPPFLPTVRSPAPPADPAPGAPASPPVKKEAPALPRLTPQPPPAPPQPRAPLPTHVPLPLGAFAGQGQAALNGLHSLSRSSGAGSSASLGLAKHASLSPLGPGPHLSTSHLALRSQAQHQHHAAAMFAAPPTLPPPPALPANSLVIPGHPADASLLISFSQPIMYCQPHSGILIGTWSQAPLLPPPWGPHLASGHHGLACRNQCQFDKYAPKLDSPYFRHSNFFPSFSSAIPGLPTLLPHPGPFGSLQGAFQPKTSNPIEVTGRASAVHTLLQKGPGVSDPYRTTVRKPGKWCAVHVQIAWQIYHHQQKIKQMQLDPHKLEVGAKLDLSSRPPAPGVFAGFHYPQDLARPLFSGSGAAHPTTNPFGPSAHPSSFLTTGHLTDPFSRPGTFGGLGSLGSSAFGGLGSHALTQGSGIFAPKESSVLHGLPSPHEAWNRLHRAPPSFPTPPPWPKPVDPDRVSALTNHDREPDKGREERDLLEKTRLLSRASPAAPVGHPASSLLLRGQSEPCGPGVPAEREAEPRVKESRSPAKEDGAKLAARPPSPYSKAVLGDSLRLAGLLGREPGKPPEAPAERPQGDVKVKEERREDSDAPEPPGAGLHPAPERPRAPPAPLQLGPSPAARERLGFTWEPLRDAYRGLELPRRALPAAVPAPGPAALFEPPERPYRDREPHDYSPERLREVFTAQKSSVDPRAKLPAKLRHEIQLLFSYHKGPGEGGWREQLRRGPPLGLSGPLPSLSSTAANPDAT; from the exons ATGGCTAACATTGCCATGAAGGGACTAGATCCCTGCACAGCAGCCCCACCCCCTGGCCGGTGGCCCCCACATGGTAGCACAGGCACATGGTGCCAGGAAGCTCTCCTGGCCTGCACTGCTCTAGAGA GCCCCACGCTGGGCGAGGAGGCCGAGGCCAAGGCCGGGGCGCCGCCCAAAGTCTCGGGCCTGGAGCGCAGCCGCGAGTTGAGCGCCGAGCCGCCCTTCCTGCCCACGGTGCGCAGCCCCGCGCCCCCCGCCGATCCCGCGCCAGGCGCCCCGGCCAGCCCGCCGGTCAAGAAGGAagcccccgccctgccccgcctCACCCCGCAGCCGCCGCCCGCGCCCCCACAGCCCCGCGCCCCGCTCCCGACGCACGTGCCTCTGCCCCTGGGCGCCTTCGCGGGCCAAGGCCAGGCTGCGCTCAACGGCCTGCACAGCctcag cagGAGCAGCGGCGCCGGGAGCAGCGCCAGCCTCGGGCTCGCGAAGCACGCGTCCCTGTCGCCTCTCGGGCCGGGCCCCCACCTGTCTACCTCACACTTGGCGCTCCGCTCGCAGGCCCAGCACCAGCACCACGCGGCGGCCATGTTCGCCGCCCCCCCGAcactgcccccgcccccggcgcTGCCGGCCAACAGCCTGGTCATCCCAGGACACCCTGCCG ATGCCAGCCTGTTGATCTCATTCAGCCAGCCAATCATGTATTGCCAGCCTCATTCGGGGATTCTGATTGGTACTTGGTCACAGGCACCTCTCTTACCTCCACCCTGGGGCCCGCACCTAGCGAGCGGCCACCACGGCTTGGCCTGCCGAAACCAGTGCCAG TTTGATAAGTACGCACCCAAGCTGGACAGCCCCTACTTCCGACATTCCAAC TTTTTCCCGTCCTTCTCTTCTGCCATCCCCGGACTGCCCACCCTGCTCCCACACCCAGGCCCCTTTGGGTCCCTACAGGGTGCTTTTCAGCCCAAG ACTTCAAACCCAATCGAGGTAACAGGCCGGGCCAGTGCTGTTCACACTCTCCTCCAGAAAGGCCCCGGG GTGTCCGACCCATACCGGACCACGGTCAGG AAACCTGGGAAGTGGTGTGCCGTGCACGTGCAGATCGCCTGGCAGATCTACCACCATCAGCAGAAGATAAAG CAGATGCAGCTGGACCCCCACAAGCTGGAGGTGGGCGCCAAGCTGGACTTGTCCAGCAGACCCCCTGCCCCGGGCGTGTTTGCCGGATTCCACTACCCGCAGGACCTGGCCCGGCCCCTCTTCTCTGGCTCGG GTGCTGCCCATCCCACCACCAACCCATTTGGACCCTCAGCCCATCCCAGCAGCTTCCTGACCACCGGTCACCTGACAG ACCCTTTCAGCAGGCCAGGCACCTTCGGGGGCCTGGGGAGCCTGGGCAGCAGCGCCTTCGGAGGCCTGGGGAGCCACGCACTGA CTCAGGGCAGCGGCATCTTTGCCCCCAAGGAGAGCTCTGTGCTGCAtggcctgcccagcccccacGAGGCCTGGAACCGACTGCACCGGGCACCACCCTCCTTTCCCACACCACCCCCATGGCCTAAGCCCGTGGACCCCGATCGGGTCTCAGCCCTGACCAACCACGACCGAGAGCCGGacaagggcagggaggagag GGACCTCCTGGAGAAGACGCGCCTGCTGAGCCGGGCCTCGCCCGCAGCCCCCGTGGGCCACCCAGCCAGCAGCCTCCTCCTGCGCGGCCAGAGCGAACCGTGCGGGCCCGGGGTCCCTGCTGAGCGCGAGGCCGAGCCCCGCGTCAAGGAGAGCCGCTCTCCGGCTAAGGAGGACGGCGCCAAGCTGGCCGCGCGCCCGCCATCTCCCTACAGCAAGGCGGTTCTGGGCGACAGCCTCCGCCTGGCGGGCCTCCTGGGCCGAGAGCCGGGGAAGCCGCCCGAGGCGCCGGCCGAGCGGCCCCAGGGCGACGTCAAGGTCAAGGAGGAGCGCAGGGAAGACAGCGATGCGCCCGAGCCCCCAGGGGCCGGCCTGCACCCAGCGCCCGAGCGTCCGCGCGCGCCCCCTGCGCCCCTGCAGCTCGGGCCCAGCCCGGCGGCCCGCGAGCGCCTGGGCTTCACGTGGGAGCCCCTGCGCGACGCCTACCGCGGCCTGGAGCTGCCCCGGCGCGCCCTGCCCGCCGCCGTccccgccccgggccccgccGCCCTCTTCGAGCCCCCCGAGCGCCCCTACCGCGACCGCGAGCCGCACGACTACAGCCCAGAGCGCCTACGGGAG